A genomic region of Rhipicephalus sanguineus isolate Rsan-2018 chromosome 1, BIME_Rsan_1.4, whole genome shotgun sequence contains the following coding sequences:
- the LOC119401843 gene encoding dnaJ homolog subfamily C member 10 — MKAATVIFIVVLWPCSTLCDDYYKLLGIERDADSRDIRRAFKKLALKFHPDKNQGDSEAHDKFVKINKAYEVLKDPDVRKRYDTYGEEGLDGDQSGWGRQYHSWNYYYEKFGIYDDDPEVVTLSRNDFQSSVVESEDVWFVNYYSPQCSHCHHLAPAWRQLARSFEGVIRIGAVNCEEDWQLCRQEGIHAFPSLIFYPEREKYSGSRDFDDMNDFVLRRLPDLDIDISETGLLQAEASSLLRSVVVASCTSTDMCLAKEELKKLAVALNGLAYVSRLDCSKEAALCKKLGISDGVYFFEAATSELKKPRELEGSDASELRKAVLKELPSFEPITSEVFNGLIQQLDGSDESEPWLLHFSKSKQPDTAAELELKHIRGYIQSVRLGSVDCSQEVDVCVQFSVTKSPVFILLRSSGEYEVYHGRVNARDLASFAKESAASRLQALTTATFDRKVLQGRTTWLVDFFAPWCPPCIRTLPELRKVSRSFEDVMFGVVDCTSDASLCQSNGISSYPSLVLFHNSSTTSLSGYRTAAEIKEFIEISLDPKVITLSPETFKELVESKSEDDVWAIDFFAPWCGHCKKLSPEWNKFAKIVADEANINVGQLDCDAHRQFCAEHGVRSYPHLRIYPRGRFSSRHYSTFNGWSRDAASFRDWATHFLPSSVEELDHHAFYKDVLGDTTPWLVDFYAPWCGHCVSFRPVFESVAKKFEGRVKFGAVNCEEHWHACDAAQVHRYPTVMFFVGKTTKIQSAVGNIIHDHREADLVNTLELFLKEKSRSKRIDDEL, encoded by the coding sequence ATGAAAGCTGCGACAGTGATCTTTATTGTCGTGCTATGGCCGTGTAGTACACTGTGCGACGATTATTACAAACTCTTGGGCATCGAACGGGACGCAGACAGCCGTGACATAAGGCGAGCATTCAAGAAGCTAGCTCTGAAGTTTCATCCCGATAAGAACCAGGGTGATTCAGAAGCGCACGATAAATTTGTGAAGATCAACAAGGCGTATGAAGTGTTAAAGGACCCCGACGTTCGAAAGCGTTACGACACTTACGGAGAAGAAGGATTGGACGGTGACCAAAGCGGATGGGGACGCCAGTATCACAGCTGGAACTACTATTACGAGAAGTTCGGCATTTACGACGATGACCCCGAAGTGGTGACACTGAGTAGAAACGACTTTCAGAGCTCAGTTGTTGAATCAGAGGACGTCTGGTTTGTTAACTACTATTCTCCACAATGTTCGCATTGCCACCACCTTGCTCCCGCCTGGCGTCAGCTGGCCAGAAGTTTCGAAGGAGTTATTAGAATTGGCGCAGTAAATTGCGAAGAAGATTGGCAGTTGTGCAGACAGGAAGGCATACACGCTTTTCCCTCATTGATCTTCTATCCAGAGAGGGAAAAGTACAGCGGTTCTAGAGACTTCGACGATATGAATGATTTTGTGTTGCGTCGGCTTCCGGACCTTGACATTGATATATCGGAAACTGGCCTCCTACAGGCAGAAGCCAGCTCACTGCTTAGATCAGTAGTAGTTGCGTCCTGTACTAGCACTGACATGTGCTTAGCAAAAGAAGAGCTCAAGAAGTTGGCCGTAGCACTTAATGGCCTTGCTTATGTCTCTCGTCTTGATTGCAGTAAAGAGGCAGCACTGTGTAAGAAGTTAGGAATTAGTGATGGAGTGTACTTTTTTGAAGCAGCAACTAGTGAGCTTAAAAAACCACGAGAGTTAGAGGGAAGTGATGCCTCTGAATTGCGGAAAGCTGTTCTGAAAGAGCTTCCTAGTTTTGAGCCAATAACATCAGAGGTCTTTAATGGCCTGATTCAGCAGCTAGATGGCAGTGATGAGTCTGAACCATGGCTTCTGCATTTCTCTAAGAGCAAACAGCCTGACACAGCTGCAGAGCTAGAGTTAAAACATATAAGAGGTTACATTCAGTCTGTGCGTCTGGGCTCTGTTGACTGCAGCCAAGAGGTAGATGTTTGTGTGCAGTTTTCAGTCACGAAATCCCCTGTCTTCATTCTCCTGAGATCGAGTGGCGAATACGAAGTATATCATGGTCGTGTTAATGCACGAGATTTAGCTTCATTTGCAAAGGAAAGTGCAGCGAGTCGTTTGCAGGCTTTAACAACTGCAACCTTTGATAGAAAGGTATTGCAGGGCAGAACTACATGGTTAGTCGATTTTTTTGCACCTTGGTGTCCACCATGCATCCGAACACTTCCTGAACTGCGAAAGGTATCGCGTTCTTTTGAAGATGTGATGTTTGGCGTTGTTGATTGCACTTCAGATGCTTCACTCTGCCAAAGCAATGGGATCAGTTCTTATCCAAGCCTTGTTTTATTTCATAACAGTTCAACAACATCTCTGAGTGGCTACAGAACTGCTGCAGAGATCAAGGAGTTCATTGAAATATCGCTTGACCCAAAAGTGATAACACTCAGCCCTGAAACATTTAAAGAGCTGGTAGAAAGCAAAAGTGAAGATGATGTTTGGGCTATAGATTTTTTTGCTCCTTGGTGTGGACACTGTAAGAAATTGTCACCTGAGTGGAACAAATTTGCCAAGATAGTCGCTGATGAGGCAAACATAAATGTTGGCCAACTTGACTGTGACGCCCACAGACAGTTCTGTGCTGAACATGGTGTGCGCTCCTATCCCCATCTTCGTATCTATCCTCGTGGACGTTTCAGCAGTCGCCATTACTCAACATTCAATGGCTGGTCAAGGGATGCAGCATCTTTCAGGGACTGGGCAACGCATTTCCTTCCTAGCAGTGTTGAAGAACTTGATCATCATGCTTTCTATAAGGATGTTCTCGGTGACACTACACCGTGGCTTGTAGACTTCTATGCTCCATGGTGTGGCCACTGTGTGTCATTCAGGCCTGTGTTTGAATCAGTTGCAAAAAAgtttgaaggcagagtaaaattTGGTGCTGTAAACTGTGAGGAGCACTGGCATGCTTGTGATGCAGCACAAGTACACCGTTATCCTACAGTTATGTTCTTTGTTGGTAAGACTACTAAGATTCAGTCTGCAGTTGGTAACATAATTCATGATCATAGAGAAGCCGACTTGGTGAACACATTAGAGTTATTTCTCAAAGAAAAATCTAGGTCTAAAAGAATTGATGATGAGCTGTAA